In a genomic window of Melopsittacus undulatus isolate bMelUnd1 chromosome 1, bMelUnd1.mat.Z, whole genome shotgun sequence:
- the SCRN1 gene encoding secernin-1 isoform X3, giving the protein MGANEHGVCVANEAVVTREPASESEALLGMDLVRLGLERGATAKEALDVIVGLLEEHGQGGNYYEDGSSCHTFQSAFLIVDRNEAWVLETSGKYWAAEKITEGVKCICNQLSLTTKIDAEHPELRDYVRSQGWWNGDSDFNFSEVFSLTDDHLACSSGKESLEKRGGDVSAQAMIDVLRDKDSGVCVDSESFLTTASIVSVLPQDLSFPCIHYFTGTPDPSRSIFKPFIFVDDVKLVPKVQSPSFGNDDPAKKIPRFQEKPDRRHELYKAHEWARSLLENDQDKGQKLMRIMLDLERQGLEAMEDILTRAEVLDPAEVVDLFYDCVDTELKFFK; this is encoded by the exons ATGGGAGCGAACGAGCATGGAGTCTGTGTAGCTAATGAAGCCGTCGTAACCAGAGAACCAGCTTCTGAATCTGAAGCCTTGCTTGGAATGGATCTTGTCAG ACTTGGCCTAGAAAGAGGAGCAACAGCTAAAGAGGCACTGGATGTAATAGTTGGTCTGTTGGAAGAGCATGGACAAGGTGGAAATTATTATGAAGATGGGAGCTCATGTCATACTTTCCAAAGTGCATTTTTGATTGTGGACAGAAATGAAGCCTGGGTACTGGAGACTTCTGGAAAGTACTGGGCAGCGGAAAAAATCACAG AGGGggtaaaatgcatttgcaatCAGCTTTCATTAACTACAAAAATTGATGCTGAGCATCCTGAACTAAGGGATTACGTGAGAAGTCAAGGCTGGTGGAATGGAGACTCCGACTTCaatttttctgaagtgttctCTCTAACTGATGACCATTTAGCCTGCTCTTCTGGCAAGGAGAGCCTAGAAAAGCGAGGTG GTGACGTTTCTGCACAAGCCATGATTGATGTCCTGCGTGACAAGGACAGCGGTGTCTGTGTGGACTCTGAATCTTTCCTTACTACAGCTAGCATAGTGTCTGTTCTGCCTCAGGACCTTAGTTTTCCCTGTATTCACTACTTCACTGGCACGCCAGACCCTTCAAG gTCCATATTTAAACCCTTTATTTTTGTTGATGATGTAAAATTAGTACCAAAGGTACAGTCGCCTTCTTTTGGCAATGATGATCCTGCTAAAAAGATACCTCGATTCCAAGAGAAACCTGATCGCAGGCATGAATTGTACAAGGCACATGAATGGGCCCGATCTCTCCTTGAGAATGATCAG GATAAAGGCCAGAAACTGATGAGGATTATGTTAGACCTTGAAAGACAAGGCTTAGAAGCAATGGAAGATATCCTCACCCGTGCAGAGGTTCTGGATCCTGCTGAAGTAGTGGATCTTTTCTATGACTGTGTTGACACAGAACTAAAGTTCTTCAAGTAA
- the WIPF3 gene encoding WAS/WASL-interacting protein family member 3, which translates to MPVPPPPPPPPPPPPPSGGPPPPPPPPPPLASSEIPKLRKEDQKARNALLADIQQGTRLRKVTQINDRSAPQIDKPKGTNRDGVNPAVNKSGPQQPLGGLFAGGFPVLRPAGQRDMSAGKPGQLPGIRPAVPKPAAAPNSSAAKASSVPSHPTEGPRAAAPPDPPSAPRGPGTGPGRPSLPAPPPPPPASSKPSLTFPPPPAVPPPAERPPKGVPPSAAPPQPDKLAKLQAGAPHAPPPPPPPPPPLPFVPPCGFPTRTTDFPAAAPTPAEGRDCLPPTPPPPPPPPPHGHPLTPNRLSFPPSPAFSSAPGSADVPPPLPPKSPNLLSQLHKPSSIQSLPLPPTPGLPQPAAAVAPETRKKRPGRGAGTGAGKLVTPPQPPARSPTTELTSKSGVSAWAAAHDPYPPLKNGNMHIIDDFESKFTFHSVDDFPPPDEFKPFQKIYPSKIARDPSKNPPLRTHVR; encoded by the exons GCAAGTTCAGAGATACCAAAGCTGCGAAAGGAAGACCAAAAGGCACGGAATGCACTCTTAGCTGATATCCAGCAGGGAACTCGCTTAAGAAAAGTGACTCAAATCAATGACCGCAGCGCACCACAGATTGACA AACCCAAAGGTACTAACAGAGATGGGGTTAACCCAGCTGTTAACAAAAGTGGCCCTCAGCAGCCCCTGGGAGGCTTATTTGCAGGTGGCTTTCCTGTCCTCAGACCAGCAGGCCAGAGGGACATGTCAG ctgggaagccTGGGCAGCTCCCAGGGATCCGTCCCGCGGTTCCCAAGCCCGCTGCCGCACCGAACAGCAGCGCTGCCAAGGCCAGCAGCGTCCCCTCGCATCCCACCGAAGGCCCCAGGGCAGCTGCCCCACCAGATCCCCCCAGCGCCCCCCGAGGGCCCGGCACGGGGCCCGGGCGGCCCAGCCTGCCTGCCCCCCCTCCACCGCCTCCCGCTTCCAGCAAACCTTCCCTCaccttcccccctcctcccgctgtgccccccccagcagAGCGCCCTCCCAAGGGGGTGCCCCCCAGCGCGGCCCCTCCTCAGCCTGACAAACTCGCTAAGCTGCAGGCAGGTGCTCCACACGcacccccccctcctcctcctcctcctcctcccctgcccttTGTGCCCCCCTGCGGGTTTCCAACCAGGACAACCGATTTCCCGGCCGCTGCTCCCACCCCAGCTGAAGGCAGGGATTGCCTGCCCCCCACCCCGCCCCCCCCGCCTCCCCCTCCGCCCCACGGACACCCCCTGACCCCCAACAGGCTCTCCTTTCCGCCCTCCCCAGCCTTTAGCAGCGCTCCCGGCAGCGCTGACGTGCCCCCGCCCCTGCCCCCCAAGTCTCCCAACCTGCTGTCCCAGCTCCACAAGCCCAGCAGCATCCAGTCCTTGCCGCTGCCCCCCACCCCCGGCCTCCCGCAGCCCGCAGCGGCGGTGGCACCGGAGACCAGGAAGAAGAGGCCCGGCCGAGGCGCAG GAACTGGTGCTGGGAAGCTAGTCACACCTCCACAGCCACCAGCAAGATCACCTACAACTGAGCTCACCAGCAAGTCTGGAGTCTcagcctgggctgcagctcATGACCCATACCCACCacttaaaaatggaaacatgCACATCATCG ATGACTTTGAATCTAAATTTACTTTCCATTCTGTGGACGATTTCCCCCCACCTGACGAATTCAAGCCATTTCAGAAAATCTATCCCAGCAAGATAGCTAGAG ATCCCTCCAAAAATCCTCCATTAAGAACACACGTTAGATGA